From the genome of Acidimicrobiales bacterium:
GCAGCGTGGCGTACCCCGGCCCCGCCTTCGCCAGCTCAACTTCGTCGACGTCGTTGAGGACGTAGCGCATCCCGTCATCGGGCGACAGCGTGGGGTTGGCGCCGGCGCCGATCTCGAGGACCGAACGCGCACCCTCACGATCGATCAGGTCGCCGAAGAACGCCGCGGCCCGCTTGATCCCGGGGAAGTCCTGGCGCACGCCGTACTCCGTCGCCGTCATGCGCCGAGCAACCTAGCGGTGTCAGGCCACAACGAAAGATCGATGTCGTCGAAGCTGGCGGACAGGGAGCGCACGTCGGGCGCGTACGCCGCCCGAATCTGTGCGTCGCGCTCGGGCGGCAGCGGCGGGGCGGCCCCGCCCCGGTTGACCGGCCGGGCGAGGTTGCGCGGAGTGAAGGGCCGCAGGCCGAGAAACGCATAGGTGCGGGCCAACTCGTCGGCCGGCGCGGCCACGCAGCGTTCGAACTGCAGCACGAGGAGCTGAGCGCGGGGATACGACGCCAGCACGGTCTCGAGCTGCTGCGCGTAGAGGCCGCGTGCCAGCGCGTCGACCCATGCCGGTTCGGGAGCGACGCCGCGAGCAACCGCGTGGGCGTAGCCCGAACGCAGCCGCGCCACCGGATCGCGCAACAGCACGAGCAGACGGGCCTGCGGCGCGGCGCGGTGCAGCAACGGCGGCGTAGTGGGGTCGTACATGTAGCGCGGTGTCCATTCACCGGCGATGCGACCCGGTGGCGCCCTGAAGTACTCGTGGTACGCCTGCACGTCGTCGTCGGTGAAGGAGTCGCTGGCGAACCGGTCGAAGAAATGCAGTTCCTTGAACGGCCATCCAAGCGCGTGCACACCTGGATGCGCCTCGAGCAACGAATGCCACCACGAGGTGCCGGAGCGCTGCGCGCCGATGCCCACGAAATCGGGAGGGCGGGCCGGTCGACGCGCGGAGAAGAGCGGGGGCCGCGACCGCAGGTGGAAGTAGAACTCGGCGGCGCGACGGCGCGCGCCGGGCGCACGCGGTGCGATCAGTAGGCCCCGCGCCGCGTGAGGACGGCAGGCACCGTGCGCACCAGGATCAGGAAGTCGTGAATCAGGCCCCACCGGTGCACGTAGATGAAGTCGATCACGGCGCGCGTCGGGTAGCCGATCTCGCTGCGCCCGCGGACCTGCCACTCGCCGGTGATGCCGGGGCGCACCGCCATGTAGGCCGGCTGCAGCGGGCCGTACTTGAGGACTTCGTCAGGCACGACCGGACGCGGGCCGACGAGGCTCATCTCACCGCGCAGCACGTTGAACAGCTGCGGCAGTTCGTCGAGGCTGGTGCGGCGCAGGAAGCGGCCGAGACGCGTCACGCGCTTGTCGACGTGTGCCGGGATCTTGAAGTGGTTGTGTTCGTAGATCTTGGCGAGCGTCGGGTCGGCGGCGAGGCGCTCGGACGCGCCGGCCTCCATCGTGCGGAACTTGAAGACCTTGAAGTGACGACCACCGCGGCCGACGCGATCCTGGCGGAAGAACACGGGACCGGGTGAGTCGAGCTTGATGGCGAGGGCGACGAGGGCGACGATCGGCGCGGCGAACACGACAGCGACCGAGCCGAGTACCAGATCGATGGCGCGCTTGACCTTGGACCGGAAGCGCGGCAAGGCGAGCATCAACTCGAAGCCGGGGGCGAGCTCGACGACGTACGCCTCGTCGTGAAGCAGGTCGAACAAGGCCGCCGGGCTGTCGTCCAGCCGCTCGGCCTCCGTTGCTATGGGTTCGCGGGTGCGCGTCGCTCGCACTGCGTGAATCCTCCGTCCCAAACGCTCGCCCCTCGCGAGCCATGACAAGTATGACGAAATCGGACGGGTCGCTGCGACTTCCCCGCGCCGGTTACCGTCCGCGGGCGTGAGTGCCCGTCCGTCGGTCGTGTACATCGGCGGTACCGGCCGCAGCGGTTCGACGTTGCTGGCGCGGTTGCTGACCGGTGTGCCCGGCGTTGTCGCGGTGGGGGAACTGCGCTACGTGCTGCAGCGCGGCGTGATCGAGGATCACTTGTGCGGGTGTGGCCTGCCGTTTCGAAAATGCCTCTTTTGGAAGGAAATACTGCAAAAGTCGTTGCCACCCGGGGATGTTGACGCGGTCACCGCCCATCTCAAAGCACTCGCGCACGGCGTCGACCGCAACCGCTATATCCCCATGTTGGTGTGGCCGCGCCTGCGCACCCCCGGGTTCCGCCGCCGGTTCGCCGAATACACGGGGTACCTCGGGCGGCTGTACGCCGCGATTGCAGAGGTTTCCGGCGAATCGGTGATCGTCGACTCGTCCAAGGACCCGTCGTACGCCTTCGTGCTCCACGCGGCCGGCGGTGTCGACCTTTCGCTCCTCCACCTCATCCGCGACAGCCGCGCCGTCGCGTTCTCGTGGACGCGTCCGAAGTTGCGACCGGAGGTGCATTCACACGTCGCCCACATGGCGACGCGCTCGCCGGCCCGCAGCGGTGTCTTGTGGACGGGATATCACCTGTTGTTCGAGTGGCTCGAGCGTCACGTGCGGCGCTACTACCGCGTGCGCTACGAGGACTTCGTCGCCGAACCCGAGCGCGTGCTCGCCGAGATCACGCAGTGGCTCCAAGCCGGTGTCGACGTACCCGTCGACTCGCTGCGCGCCGCCGACGTCGTGCACGACATTTCCGGCAATCCGCTCCGCTTCGACGACCAGCCGCTGCGAGTCAGCGCCGATGAGGAGTGGACGACGCGTATGCCGCGGCGCGCGCACCGCATCGTGACGCTGCTGACGGGTCCGTTGTTGCGACGCTACGGCTACCGCCGCGACGCGTCGTGAAGGTCGCGCTCGTCGTTCCCGACCTCGACGGCGCCGGCGCGCAGCGCGTCATGCTCGACCTCGCCGCTGGCATGGTCGAAAGAGGGGTCGAGGTCGACGTGGTCGCGGTGCGGGGCGAGGGCCCCCTGCGGAGGCTCGTTCCCCCCGGAGCGACCGTCGTCGACCTCGGCGCGAGGCGCGCCGTCAGCGCCGTGGCGCCATTGGTCGGCTACCTGCGCCGGGCGCGGCCCGACGCCGTCGTGTCGTGTCTGAACCACGTCAACCTCGTAACGATTGCTGCTACTCGCGTCGCGCGTACCGGTGCGATCGTGATGGTGACGCAGCACAATCAGCTCTCATCGTCGGCGCCGCGCAAGGACACCCGTCGCGCCCGGGCCATGCCAGCGTTGTTGCGGGTTGGCTTCCGCTTCGCCGACCGCGTCGTTGCGGTGTCCGATGGTGTGGCTGACGATTTGGCGCGCACCATCGGGCTCGCGCGCAATCGGATCGCAGTCATCTACAACCCCGTCGACGTCGCCCGGTTGCGCGCCGCGGCGGCGGCGCCGACCGACGTGGTCTGGCCCGACGGCGACGGCGCGAAGCTGCTGGGCGTCGGGCGGCTGATCGAACAGAAGGACTTCCCCAACCTCCTACGGGCGCTGGCCGCGCTGCCGACGGCTCGACTCGTGCTGCTCGGCGACGGTGAAGACCGGGTCGCCCTGGGGGCGTTGGCCGCCGAACTCGGCGTTGCCGCCCGCGTGTGCTTCGCCGGTTTCGTGGACAATCCCTTTCCGGTGTTCGCGGCGGCCGACGTGTTCGTGCTGTCGTCGCGGTGGGAGGGCTTGCCGACCGTGCTCATCGAGGCGCTGGCGTTGTCGCCCCACGTCGTAGCCACCGACTGCCCGTCAGGGCCCCGCGAGATCCTCGACGGTGGCCGCTGGGGCCACCTTGTGCCGGTCGGTGATCCGGCGGCCCTGGCGGAGGCGATCGCCGCGTGCGTCACCGAGTCGCCGGTCGAGGCCTCCGAGGCGCTGGCCCGCTACGACCGCGCGACGGTGACGACTCGGTACCTGGAGTTGCTGGCCACCTAACCTGGACGCGATGCCGTTATCCGCGAGGAGTAGACCGCGGCGCGTCGCGCTCTTCACCAACCACTTGATGGTCGGTGGCGCGGAAGCGCAACTGGTGCGCCTCGCGGCGCGCCTGGTTGCCCGCGGTGACGAAGTGCGGCTGGTCTCGCTGCTGCCGACGGAGGCGTACGAGAAGGAGATGGCCGAACTCGGTGTGCCCATCGTCGAATTACGTGGCGGGCGCGTCCGCAGCGCCGCGTTCGTCGTACAGGCCCGGCGCGCCCTCAAGGAATACAAGCCGGACGTCGTCGTCAGCTTCCTCTACCAGGCCAATGTCGTGGCCCGCGTGGCCGCCAAGCTCGCCGGTGTGCCCGTGGTCATCTCGTCGATCCGCAGCGAGTTCTTCGGCGGTCGCGCGCGCGAGCTCGTCATGCGGTTCACCGATCCCCTGGCGACGATCACCACCACCAACTCGGCGCTCGCCGCCGAGAGTCTGGTACGCCGCAAGGTCGCGCCCCGCGACCGGCTCGTCGTTGTGCCCAATGGCCTCGACGTGTCGGTGTTCGACGAGGCGCGCCGACAGCGCGACGCCACGCGCGCCGGCTTGGGCGTCACGGGTGACGAGTTCGTGTGGCTCGCGGCGGGTCGGCTGGTCCCGCAGAAGGACGTCCCCAACCTGCTCGACGGCTTCGCCAAGCACCGCGCCGCGCACGATCGCAGCCGCCTGCTGATCGCTGGCGACGGGGTCTTGCACGACGACATGGTCGACCACGCGGCGCGCCTTGGGATAACCGACTCGGTCACCTTTCTCGGCATTCGTGAGGATCTGCCGTTACTGATGGCCTCCGCCGACGCGTTCGTGCTCGCATCGGCATGGGAGGGCCTGCCGAACGTGGTGATGGAGGCGATGGCCGCGGCGCTGCCGGTGGTGTCGACGCGTGTCGGCGGTGTCGCGGAACTCGTCGACGACCCCGCCACAGGCGTGATGGTTCCACCCAGGGACGCCGCCGCGCTCAGCGCGGCGATGAACGCCGTCGTCGAGTTGCCCGCCGACGAACGAATGGCGCGGGGGGAGCGTGGCCGCGCCAAGATCGCGCGCGACTGGTCATTCGACGGCGCCGGCGATCAGTGGCTCACCCTCATCGACTCCTACGCCAAGTGACGCGCCTTCCCAACCTGCTCATCGCCGGCGTGACGAAGGCGGGTACCACGTCGTTGTTCTCGTATCTCGTGCAACACGACGAAGTGTGCGGGGCGTCTCTCAAGGAGACCGAATACTTCTCGAAGCTGCTGTATCCCGATCACGAGTTGGCACCGCGGCGTGACTACGAGCGTTACTTCCGGCAGTGTGGGG
Proteins encoded in this window:
- a CDS encoding sugar transferase; amino-acid sequence: MRATRTREPIATEAERLDDSPAALFDLLHDEAYVVELAPGFELMLALPRFRSKVKRAIDLVLGSVAVVFAAPIVALVALAIKLDSPGPVFFRQDRVGRGGRHFKVFKFRTMEAGASERLAADPTLAKIYEHNHFKIPAHVDKRVTRLGRFLRRTSLDELPQLFNVLRGEMSLVGPRPVVPDEVLKYGPLQPAYMAVRPGITGEWQVRGRSEIGYPTRAVIDFIYVHRWGLIHDFLILVRTVPAVLTRRGAY
- a CDS encoding sulfotransferase, translating into MGIGAQRSGTSWWHSLLEAHPGVHALGWPFKELHFFDRFASDSFTDDDVQAYHEYFRAPPGRIAGEWTPRYMYDPTTPPLLHRAAPQARLLVLLRDPVARLRSGYAHAVARGVAPEPAWVDALARGLYAQQLETVLASYPRAQLLVLQFERCVAAPADELARTYAFLGLRPFTPRNLARPVNRGGAAPPLPPERDAQIRAAYAPDVRSLSASFDDIDLSLWPDTARLLGA
- a CDS encoding glycosyltransferase: MPLSARSRPRRVALFTNHLMVGGAEAQLVRLAARLVARGDEVRLVSLLPTEAYEKEMAELGVPIVELRGGRVRSAAFVVQARRALKEYKPDVVVSFLYQANVVARVAAKLAGVPVVISSIRSEFFGGRARELVMRFTDPLATITTTNSALAAESLVRRKVAPRDRLVVVPNGLDVSVFDEARRQRDATRAGLGVTGDEFVWLAAGRLVPQKDVPNLLDGFAKHRAAHDRSRLLIAGDGVLHDDMVDHAARLGITDSVTFLGIREDLPLLMASADAFVLASAWEGLPNVVMEAMAAALPVVSTRVGGVAELVDDPATGVMVPPRDAAALSAAMNAVVELPADERMARGERGRAKIARDWSFDGAGDQWLTLIDSYAK
- a CDS encoding glycosyltransferase; this encodes MKVALVVPDLDGAGAQRVMLDLAAGMVERGVEVDVVAVRGEGPLRRLVPPGATVVDLGARRAVSAVAPLVGYLRRARPDAVVSCLNHVNLVTIAATRVARTGAIVMVTQHNQLSSSAPRKDTRRARAMPALLRVGFRFADRVVAVSDGVADDLARTIGLARNRIAVIYNPVDVARLRAAAAAPTDVVWPDGDGAKLLGVGRLIEQKDFPNLLRALAALPTARLVLLGDGEDRVALGALAAELGVAARVCFAGFVDNPFPVFAAADVFVLSSRWEGLPTVLIEALALSPHVVATDCPSGPREILDGGRWGHLVPVGDPAALAEAIAACVTESPVEASEALARYDRATVTTRYLELLAT